In one bacterium genomic region, the following are encoded:
- a CDS encoding glycerophosphodiester phosphodiesterase, protein MSGRPIILGHRGSPKNARENTIDSFHIAIDEGADGVELDVQITRDGVPVVYHDDNFVTGERLIDLTFSEIREVMHGLGAHVHTLDEVLRELAGRGFVNIEVKVGGHEETVIAIARGTLPKDTFLFSSFLPEVVATYRALAPDVPAIWIVAQRIELVDALELVQQCGARGIAFWHELITPELAGFFQIHNVPLFTWTVNDPEEFKRVIELGVSGVITDEPARLVAVQ, encoded by the coding sequence GTGAGCGGCCGACCGATCATTCTCGGCCATCGCGGTTCGCCGAAGAACGCGCGAGAAAACACGATTGATTCCTTTCACATCGCCATAGATGAAGGCGCAGACGGTGTCGAACTGGACGTGCAGATTACGCGTGACGGCGTGCCGGTTGTTTATCATGACGACAACTTTGTAACCGGCGAGCGATTAATTGACTTGACGTTCTCGGAAATACGCGAGGTGATGCACGGTCTTGGTGCGCATGTTCATACGCTCGACGAAGTGCTGCGCGAACTGGCGGGCCGGGGGTTTGTGAACATCGAAGTGAAAGTCGGCGGTCACGAGGAAACGGTTATCGCGATCGCTCGGGGGACGCTGCCCAAGGATACCTTTCTGTTTTCGAGTTTCCTGCCGGAAGTCGTCGCGACCTATCGCGCATTGGCGCCGGACGTACCTGCAATCTGGATCGTCGCGCAGCGAATTGAATTAGTTGACGCGCTCGAATTGGTGCAGCAATGCGGTGCGCGCGGCATCGCCTTTTGGCATGAACTGATTACGCCGGAATTGGCAGGTTTCTTTCAGATCCACAACGTGCCGTTGTTCACGTGGACAGTGAACGATCCTGAAGAGTTCAAGCGTGTGATAGAGTTGGGAGTCTCGGGCGTGATAACCGACGAGCCTGCGCGGTTGGTTGCGGTTCAATGA
- the dapF gene encoding diaminopimelate epimerase — protein MFHFSKYHGLGNDFLLFDGHGISPEQFTPERVRKVCHRQTGVGADGVLLRTNSDLAVHRMWLWNADGSPAEISGNGLRCFVLFLKDRGYDVSGELTIETGGGVQRAWYRRDNVVETTMPSPDFSNSAGPRSLTLSAHDQTFDVLAVNVGNPHGVIFGPERDIPFAEKYGPNLEKNSAFPEGANIEFVNVMSPDSCRLVVWERGAGITLACGSGSVATACAGCAIGHFRFDTPIAVHQPGGTLHITVAHDFSEIRQRSIAEKVFEGEIDLLRSAP, from the coding sequence ATGTTTCACTTTAGTAAATACCACGGTCTCGGTAACGACTTTCTGCTGTTTGACGGGCACGGCATAAGCCCGGAACAATTTACGCCCGAACGCGTTCGTAAGGTTTGTCACCGACAGACCGGCGTTGGGGCGGATGGTGTGCTTTTACGCACAAACAGCGACTTAGCTGTGCACCGTATGTGGCTGTGGAACGCCGACGGGTCGCCCGCGGAGATTTCGGGCAACGGGCTGCGCTGTTTTGTGCTGTTTCTGAAGGACCGGGGATATGATGTCTCTGGCGAATTGACGATCGAAACGGGGGGAGGAGTGCAGCGGGCGTGGTATCGTAGAGATAATGTTGTGGAAACAACGATGCCGTCACCCGATTTCAGCAACAGCGCCGGACCGCGGAGCTTGACTTTGAGTGCACACGACCAGACTTTCGATGTTCTCGCGGTCAATGTGGGGAATCCGCACGGGGTCATTTTCGGGCCTGAGCGTGACATTCCATTTGCGGAGAAGTATGGTCCGAATCTGGAAAAGAACAGCGCATTTCCCGAAGGCGCAAATATCGAGTTTGTGAACGTGATGTCACCGGATAGTTGCCGACTCGTGGTTTGGGAACGCGGTGCGGGGATAACGCTCGCTTGCGGTTCGGGCTCGGTGGCCACGGCGTGCGCGGGCTGCGCGATAGGCCACTTCCGGTTTGACACACCGATCGCGGTTCATCAGCCCGGCGGGACACTGCACATTACCGTGGCGCACGACTTCAGTGAAATCCGCCAGCGTTCAATTGCGGAAAAGGTGTTTGAAGGAGAAATCGATCTGTTGCGCTCGGCACCTTGA
- a CDS encoding aminotransferase class I/II-fold pyridoxal phosphate-dependent enzyme, giving the protein MSTPATRLARLPEYLFADLEKKIAERTAAGRDVINLGIGDPDLPPPESFTRSLQEHASDPDAHFYSSSRGDAGVRREIAKYFKGRFGVELDPDSQVCVVLGGKEGLSSLGRAFVNPGDYVACPSPSYPVYAQGVATLCDGHVRTMPLTKENGFLPDLNMAETTRMLFVNYPNNPTGAIATDLFWHQLADFADTHPTTVVCHDHAYSEMTFGDYVAPSFLQYTQNAVEMHSLSKVFNATGFRIGFCVGRADLISALVRVKSQIDSGAPLMIQRAMADGLAGYRGTQPPNEVVTIRRIYGERRAYTEKALRDLGLDVIESPATFYVWARVGDDELPFVQRALEHDVVVTPGRGFGQEGTGYIRLALTQPLDRIKLAMKRLA; this is encoded by the coding sequence TTGTCTACACCCGCAACAAGACTTGCCCGACTGCCGGAATACCTGTTCGCCGATCTTGAGAAGAAGATTGCGGAGCGAACAGCCGCCGGACGGGATGTCATCAATCTCGGAATCGGCGATCCCGACTTACCTCCGCCGGAGTCATTTACCAGAAGTCTGCAGGAGCACGCCTCAGATCCCGACGCGCATTTCTATTCGTCATCGCGCGGTGATGCCGGAGTGCGCAGAGAGATTGCGAAGTATTTCAAAGGACGATTCGGTGTAGAGCTTGATCCGGATTCGCAGGTGTGCGTCGTTCTCGGCGGGAAGGAAGGGCTGTCTTCGCTCGGTCGCGCCTTCGTGAATCCAGGGGACTACGTCGCCTGCCCGTCGCCGTCTTATCCGGTCTACGCGCAAGGCGTTGCAACATTATGCGACGGCCACGTGCGGACGATGCCGCTGACGAAAGAGAATGGTTTTCTGCCGGACCTGAACATGGCCGAAACCACCAGAATGCTGTTCGTGAACTACCCGAACAATCCGACAGGCGCGATTGCTACTGACTTATTCTGGCATCAGCTTGCAGACTTTGCAGATACGCATCCTACGACAGTGGTATGCCACGATCATGCCTACAGCGAAATGACGTTTGGCGATTATGTTGCACCGTCATTCCTCCAATACACGCAAAATGCCGTTGAGATGCACTCGCTTTCGAAAGTCTTTAACGCGACGGGTTTCCGAATCGGCTTTTGTGTTGGACGCGCAGACTTGATCTCGGCGCTCGTTAGAGTCAAGTCGCAAATCGATTCCGGCGCGCCGTTGATGATTCAGCGCGCAATGGCGGACGGGCTTGCAGGTTACCGCGGTACACAACCGCCGAATGAAGTCGTGACCATCCGCAGGATTTACGGCGAACGCCGTGCATATACCGAAAAAGCGCTGCGTGACCTCGGCCTCGATGTCATCGAAAGTCCGGCCACGTTCTATGTGTGGGCGCGAGTCGGTGACGACGAGTTGCCGTTCGTGCAGCGTGCGCTGGAGCACGACGTCGTTGTGACGCCGGGCCGCGGCTTTGGTCAAGAAGGCACCGGCTATATCCGGCTTGCGCTGACGCAACCGCTCGATCGCATCAAACTTGCCATGAAGCGACTCGCATGA
- a CDS encoding deoxyribonuclease IV yields the protein MLFGAHTSTAGGLHNAFKWGMEFGCESIQIFTKSQLQWRGKPIEPEAVTQWFEAWEAAGEPPVLVHDSYLINLSSPDSELRRKSIDGFIDELERAALLGIPWVNTHPGSHKGAGEEAGLNNCAASLREVLLRTENLGVGILLETTAGQGGDLGAKFEHLGYLIRECRQDERMGVCVDTCHIFAAGYDFRTEESYAETWKKFDEEIGLHLLRAFHLNDSKFELGQHRDRHAAIGKGFIGLSGFKLLATDPRFAGLPATTELPDEDTPSSIATLKSLRDQ from the coding sequence ATGCTGTTCGGTGCGCACACGTCAACCGCCGGGGGATTGCACAACGCTTTCAAGTGGGGAATGGAATTCGGCTGCGAGTCCATTCAGATATTCACTAAAAGCCAGCTACAATGGCGGGGAAAACCGATAGAACCGGAAGCGGTCACTCAGTGGTTTGAAGCCTGGGAAGCGGCGGGTGAGCCTCCGGTGCTCGTGCACGACAGTTATCTGATTAATCTCTCGTCGCCGGACTCTGAGTTGCGGCGCAAGTCGATTGACGGATTCATTGATGAACTTGAGCGCGCGGCATTGCTCGGGATTCCGTGGGTGAATACACATCCGGGATCGCACAAGGGAGCGGGCGAAGAGGCCGGACTAAACAATTGCGCGGCGTCGTTGCGGGAGGTGCTGCTTAGGACTGAGAACCTTGGTGTGGGAATCCTGCTGGAAACGACGGCAGGTCAGGGCGGAGACTTAGGTGCGAAGTTTGAGCATCTGGGTTATCTCATTCGGGAGTGCCGGCAGGATGAGCGGATGGGCGTGTGTGTAGACACATGTCATATCTTTGCGGCGGGGTATGACTTCCGTACCGAAGAATCGTATGCGGAGACTTGGAAGAAGTTTGATGAAGAGATCGGATTACATCTCTTGCGGGCGTTTCATCTGAACGATTCAAAGTTCGAGCTGGGGCAGCATCGCGACCGGCATGCGGCAATCGGCAAGGGATTCATCGGACTGAGCGGCTTCAAGCTGCTGGCCACAGATCCGCGATTTGCCGGGCTTCCCGCGACGACGGAACTGCCGGATGAGGACACGCCGTCAAGTATAGCAACACTGAAGAGCTTACGGGACCAGTAG